A genomic window from Gossypium hirsutum isolate 1008001.06 chromosome D12, Gossypium_hirsutum_v2.1, whole genome shotgun sequence includes:
- the LOC107945614 gene encoding uncharacterized protein — MKLVWSPETATKAYLETVKSSRIFNDSGVAEFLSAMAAGWNTKLIVESWSYGGPVATSIGLAVAARHTSGRHVCIVQDERSKSSYVEAMAVAGVPSTVIVGDAEEAMEGLSGIDFLVVDSKRKDFARVLRYAKLSHKGAILACKNACRRAISGFRWNRVLGKETRVVRSVVLPVGQGLDIAHIGADGGVVGYKNSSSRWIKHIDQRSGEEHFFRG; from the exons ATGAAGCTGGTTTGGTCGCCAGAAACAGCTACAAAAGCTTACCTAGAAACTGTTAAATCA TCTCGTATTTTCAACGACTCCGGAGTTGCTGAGTTCTTATCGGCGATGGCGGCAGGTTGGAACACGAAGCTAATCGTCGAATCATGGTCATACGGTGGTCCTGTAGCTACAAGCATCGGCCTCGCCGTAGCAGCCCGTCACACGAGCGGTAGGCACGTGTGCATCGTCCAAGACGAACGATCGAAATCGAGCTACGTTGAGGCCATGGCGGTGGCTGGGGTGCCGTCAACAGTGATCGTCGGCGACGCGGAGGAAGCTATGGAAGGGTTATCGGGCATTGACTTCCTCGTCGTTGACTCGAAACGGAAGGATTTCGCTAGGGTTTTGAGGTATGCTAAATTGAGTCATAAGGGTGCGATTTTGGCATGCAAGAATGCATGTAGAAGGGCCATTTCAGGGTTCAGGTGGAATAGGGTGCTTGGTAAAGAAACACGTGTCGTGAGATCAGTGGTTTTACCTGTGGGGCAGGGACTGGATATTGCTCATATAGGGGCTGATGGTGGTGTTGTGGGGTACAAGAACAGTTCTAGCCGTTGGATTAAACATATCGATCAACGATCAGGAGAGGAGCATTTTTTTAGAGGCTAA
- the LOC107947490 gene encoding uncharacterized protein → MAFWSAENATKAYLRALKMGKRGKEPDVSEFISAMAAGNNAQLMVMTCAGVAGSTALALIAAARQTGGKVVCILNSLDDYVASKTALGNYGGSLTFVIGDAKMVLNDYETADFVLIDCNIDGHKEVLKAAQEGTKHNRGALIVGYNALHKGHGWNNVDEFKTHFLPIGDGLLVIRKAPMRKGAGDGFKSRKRSRWVVKIDKWTGEEHVFRITSPCF, encoded by the exons ATGGCTTTTTGGTCTGCTGAGAACGCCACCAAAGCTTATCTCCGAGCATTGAAAATG GGGAAAAGAGGCAAAGAACCAGACGTATCGGAGTTCATATCCGCAATGGCGGCGGGCAACAACGCGCAGCTCATGGTAATGACATGTGCCGGCGTAGCAGGATCTACCGCGCTAGCTTTAATCGCTGCGGCACGTCAAACTGGTGGCAAAGTAGTATGCATCTTGAATAGTCTTGATGATTATGTCGCATCGAAAACCGCATTAGGCAACTACGGAGGGTCATTAACCTTCGTCATCGGAGATGCCAAAATGGTCCTAAACGATTACGAGACTGCCGATTTCGTGCTCATCGATTGCAACATCGACGGTCACAAGGAAGTATTGAAGGCAGCACAAGAGGGTACAAAGCATAATAGGGGTGCCCTTATTGTAGGGTACAATGCCCTTCATAAAGGACATGGTTGGAACAATGTTGATGAATTTAAGACCCATTTTTTGCCCATCGGAGATGGTTTGCTGGTGATCAGAAAAGCTCCGATGAGGAAAGGTGCCGGTGATGGGTTTAAGAGTAGAAAAAGAAGCCGGTGGGTTGTTAAAATAGATAAATGGACCGGTGAGGAACATGTTTTTAGGATCACTTCACCATGTTTTTAG
- the LOC107945617 gene encoding probable protein S-acyltransferase 14 isoform X1 codes for MHRSGTTMAWNVFKFCTVLRGLGSIMILLVLGVVGVTYYAVVFTNYGPALFDGGLHSFIAVVVLILFHFLLVMLLWSYLTVVLTDSGTVPPNWKPASDEERGEVDPLNESEFDGLQPDLSSQRIRYCWKCNQFKPPRCHHCSVCGRCVLKMDHHCVWVVNCVGALNYKYFLLFLFYTFLETSLVTLALFSHFLAFFSDEEIPGTTATLATTFLSFVLNLAFALSVFGFLIMHVSLVSANTTTIEAYEKKTTPKWRYDLGRKKNFEQVFGTDKRYWFIPAYSDEDLRRIPALQGLEFPSNPDFDSEEF; via the exons ATGCATAGATCTGGAACAACTATGGCTTGGAACGTGTTCAAGTTTTGTACGGTCCTGAGAGGCCTTGGCTCGATCATGATCCTGTTGGTTTTAGGGGTCGTCGGTGTCACTTATTACGCCGTCGTTTTCACCAATTACGGACCTGCTTTGTTCGATGGTGGCCTTCACTCGTTCATTGCTGTTGTTGTATTGATCTTATTTCATTTCTtg TTGGTTATGCTGTTATGGAGTTACCTCACTGTCGTTTTGACTGATTCCGGTACTGTGCCGCCTAACTGGAAACCGGCTTCGGATGAGGAAAGAGGGGAGGTTGACCCATTGAATGAGTCGGAGTTTGACGGTTTGCAGCCGGACCTGTCAAGTCAAAGGATTCGATATTGTTGGAAGTGCAACCAGTTTAAACCACCTCGTTGCCATCATTGTTCTGTTT GTGGGCGGTGTGTGCTAAAGATGGACCATCATTGTGTATGGGTTGTCAATTGTGTTGGTGCATTGAATTACAAGTATTTCCTTCTGTTCTTG TTCTACACATTCCTCGAGACAAGTCTTGTGACGTTGGCCTTATTCTCTCATTTCTTAGCATTCTTTAGCGATGAAGAAATTCCCGGAACTACTGCCACCCTTGCTACAACTTTTCTGTCCTTCG TTTTGAATCTGGCATTTGCATTGAGTGTCTTTGGGTTTTTGATCATGCACGTATCTTTGGTGTCCGCTAACACCACAACTATTGAG GCATATGAGAAGAAAACTACTCCGAAATGGCGTTATGACCTAGGCcgaaagaaaaattttgaacag GTGTTTGGAACAGACAAGCGATACTGGTTCATTCCAGCTTACTCGGACGAGGATTTACGACGAATTCCAGCACTTCAGGGTCTCGAATTCCCATCGAACCCTGATTTTGATTCCGAGGAGTTCTAA
- the LOC107945617 gene encoding probable protein S-acyltransferase 14 isoform X2, which produces MHRSGTTMAWNVFKFCTVLRGLGSIMILLVLGVVGVTYYAVVFTNYGPALFDGGLHSFIAVVVLILFHFLLVMLLWSYLTVVLTDSGTVPPNWKPASDEERGEVDPLNESEFDGLQPDLSSQRIRYCWKCNQFKPPRCHHCSVCGRCVLKMDHHCVWVVNCVGALNYKYFLLFLFYTFLETSLVTLALFSHFLAFFSDEEIPGTTATLATTFLSFVLNLAFALSVFGFLIMHVSLVSANTTTIEVFGTDKRYWFIPAYSDEDLRRIPALQGLEFPSNPDFDSEEF; this is translated from the exons ATGCATAGATCTGGAACAACTATGGCTTGGAACGTGTTCAAGTTTTGTACGGTCCTGAGAGGCCTTGGCTCGATCATGATCCTGTTGGTTTTAGGGGTCGTCGGTGTCACTTATTACGCCGTCGTTTTCACCAATTACGGACCTGCTTTGTTCGATGGTGGCCTTCACTCGTTCATTGCTGTTGTTGTATTGATCTTATTTCATTTCTtg TTGGTTATGCTGTTATGGAGTTACCTCACTGTCGTTTTGACTGATTCCGGTACTGTGCCGCCTAACTGGAAACCGGCTTCGGATGAGGAAAGAGGGGAGGTTGACCCATTGAATGAGTCGGAGTTTGACGGTTTGCAGCCGGACCTGTCAAGTCAAAGGATTCGATATTGTTGGAAGTGCAACCAGTTTAAACCACCTCGTTGCCATCATTGTTCTGTTT GTGGGCGGTGTGTGCTAAAGATGGACCATCATTGTGTATGGGTTGTCAATTGTGTTGGTGCATTGAATTACAAGTATTTCCTTCTGTTCTTG TTCTACACATTCCTCGAGACAAGTCTTGTGACGTTGGCCTTATTCTCTCATTTCTTAGCATTCTTTAGCGATGAAGAAATTCCCGGAACTACTGCCACCCTTGCTACAACTTTTCTGTCCTTCG TTTTGAATCTGGCATTTGCATTGAGTGTCTTTGGGTTTTTGATCATGCACGTATCTTTGGTGTCCGCTAACACCACAACTATTGAG GTGTTTGGAACAGACAAGCGATACTGGTTCATTCCAGCTTACTCGGACGAGGATTTACGACGAATTCCAGCACTTCAGGGTCTCGAATTCCCATCGAACCCTGATTTTGATTCCGAGGAGTTCTAA